In Ectothiorhodospiraceae bacterium 2226, a single window of DNA contains:
- the obgE gene encoding GTPase ObgE, with protein MKFIDEVEIKVEAGKGGDGCVSFRREKYIPFGGPDGGDGGDGGSVWLEVDAALNTLIDFRYQRSYKAKNGEPGRGGQCTGAKGEDLIVKVPAGTMVFDAETGEQMGDLTEAGQRLLVAQGGFHGLGNTRYKSSVNRAPRQSKPGTPGEARRLRLELKVLADVGLVGLPNAGKSTFIRAVSAARPKVADYPFTTLYPNLGVVSVEAHRGFVIADIPGLIEGAAEGAGLGIQFLKHVSRTRLLLHLVDVAPPDGSDPAESVRVIEGELGKFDADLLNYERWLVLNKMDLVAEDEREARAAALVQALAWAGPVYRISAATGEGTRELVYDIMRALEARWEGGDEHAR; from the coding sequence GTGAAGTTCATCGACGAGGTCGAGATCAAGGTCGAGGCCGGCAAGGGCGGCGACGGCTGCGTGAGCTTCCGGCGCGAGAAGTACATTCCCTTCGGCGGCCCCGACGGCGGTGACGGCGGCGACGGCGGCAGCGTCTGGCTGGAGGTCGATGCCGCGCTCAACACGCTGATCGATTTCCGCTATCAGCGCAGTTACAAGGCCAAGAACGGCGAGCCCGGGCGCGGCGGGCAGTGCACCGGCGCCAAGGGCGAGGACCTTATCGTCAAGGTGCCGGCCGGTACCATGGTGTTCGATGCCGAGACGGGGGAGCAGATGGGCGACCTCACCGAGGCGGGGCAGCGCCTGCTGGTCGCGCAAGGCGGCTTCCACGGCCTCGGCAACACCCGTTACAAGAGCAGCGTCAACCGCGCCCCGCGCCAGTCCAAGCCGGGCACGCCCGGCGAGGCCCGCCGCCTGCGGCTGGAGCTCAAGGTACTGGCCGACGTGGGGCTGGTCGGCCTGCCGAATGCCGGCAAGTCCACCTTTATCCGCGCGGTGTCCGCGGCACGTCCCAAGGTCGCCGATTATCCCTTCACCACGCTGTACCCCAACCTTGGTGTGGTGAGCGTGGAGGCCCATCGCGGCTTCGTGATCGCCGACATCCCCGGCCTCATCGAGGGCGCGGCGGAAGGGGCGGGGCTCGGTATCCAGTTCCTCAAGCATGTGTCGCGCACGCGTCTGCTGCTGCATCTGGTCGATGTCGCGCCGCCGGACGGTAGCGACCCGGCCGAGAGCGTGCGGGTCATCGAGGGCGAGCTCGGCAAGTTCGACGCCGACTTGCTGAACTACGAGCGCTGGCTGGTGCTGAACAAGATGGACCTGGTGGCGGAGGACGAGCGCGAGGCCCGCGCCGCCGCGCTGGTACAGGCGCTGGCGTGGGCGGGGCCGGTGTACCGCATCTCGGCCGCGACGGGCGAGGGCACGCGCGAGCTGGTGTACGACATCATGCGCGCGCTGGAGGCGCGGTGGGAGGGTGGCGATGAGCACGCCCGCTAG
- a CDS encoding glutamate 5-kinase, whose translation MSTPASTGGGAARARLAEARCWVVKIGSALLTNDGMGLNTAGIAAWVEQMVALRRRGIDLVLVSSGAVAEGMARLGWTARPRALNELQAAAAVGQMGLVQAYESRFAQFGLQTAQVLLTHDDLSNRGRYLNARTTLRTLLKHGVVPVVNENDTVVTDEIRFGDNDTLGALVANLIEAHAFVILTDQQGLFDKDPRAHADAQLVPEAPADDRALDAMAGGRPGVLGRGGMLTKLRAARVAARSGAATVIASGREPRVLERLAEGEALGTLLLPGQATQTARKQWLAGHLQMRGRLVLDAGAVRVLRASGKSLLPVGVKAVEGGFSRGEVVACVSEAGDEIARGLVNYGAEEARRIMGRPSSEIEGILGYLNEPELIHRDNLVLL comes from the coding sequence ATGAGCACGCCCGCTAGCACGGGCGGCGGCGCGGCACGCGCGCGTCTTGCCGAGGCGCGCTGCTGGGTGGTCAAGATCGGCAGCGCGCTGCTCACTAACGACGGCATGGGGCTGAATACCGCCGGTATCGCCGCCTGGGTGGAGCAGATGGTTGCGCTGCGCCGGCGCGGCATCGACTTGGTGCTGGTGTCCTCCGGCGCGGTGGCCGAAGGCATGGCCCGCCTCGGCTGGACCGCGCGCCCGCGCGCCCTCAACGAACTGCAGGCGGCGGCAGCGGTGGGACAGATGGGGCTGGTGCAGGCCTACGAGTCGCGCTTCGCGCAGTTCGGGCTGCAGACCGCGCAGGTGTTGCTCACCCACGATGACCTGTCCAACCGCGGGCGCTACCTCAATGCGCGGACCACGCTGCGTACGCTGCTCAAGCACGGCGTGGTCCCCGTGGTGAACGAGAACGACACCGTGGTCACCGACGAGATCCGCTTCGGCGACAACGACACCCTCGGGGCCTTGGTGGCCAATCTCATCGAGGCCCATGCATTCGTGATCCTCACCGACCAGCAAGGGCTGTTCGACAAGGATCCGCGGGCCCATGCCGACGCGCAGCTGGTGCCCGAGGCCCCGGCGGACGATCGGGCGCTCGATGCCATGGCCGGCGGACGACCGGGCGTGCTGGGCCGCGGCGGTATGCTCACCAAGTTGCGCGCGGCGCGCGTGGCGGCGCGCTCGGGCGCGGCCACGGTGATTGCGAGCGGACGCGAGCCGCGCGTGCTCGAACGGCTCGCCGAGGGTGAGGCGCTCGGTACGCTGCTGCTGCCCGGCCAAGCCACGCAGACCGCGCGCAAGCAGTGGCTCGCGGGCCATTTGCAGATGCGCGGGCGCTTGGTGCTCGACGCGGGGGCGGTGCGCGTGCTGCGCGCATCGGGCAAGAGCCTGCTGCCGGTGGGCGTCAAGGCCGTGGAGGGCGGGTTTTCGCGTGGTGAGGTGGTGGCCTGCGTGAGCGAGGCGGGCGACGAGATCGCCCGTGGGCTGGTCAACTATGGCGCCGAGGAGGCGCGGCGCATCATGGGCCGCCCCAGCAGCGAGATCGAAGGCATCCTCGGCTACCTGAACGAGCCGGAGCTCATCCACCGCGACAATCTGGTGCTGTTGTAG
- the rpsT gene encoding 30S ribosomal protein S20, which yields MANTAQARKRVRQAERHRKLNASQRSMLRTSVKKVLKAMAAGDKTQAESAFKSAVPLLDRMAGKGLIHKNKAARHKSRLNARLRAMS from the coding sequence TTGGCCAATACTGCCCAAGCCCGCAAGCGCGTCCGTCAGGCGGAGCGGCACCGCAAGCTCAACGCCAGCCAGCGCTCCATGCTGCGCACCTCCGTCAAGAAGGTGCTCAAGGCGATGGCGGCCGGGGACAAGACGCAGGCCGAGAGCGCGTTCAAGTCGGCGGTCCCCCTGCTCGACCGCATGGCCGGCAAGGGCCTGATCCACAAGAACAAGGCCGCCCGCCACAAGAGCCGTCTGAACGCGCGTCTGCGCGCCATGTCTTAA
- the murJ gene encoding murein biosynthesis integral membrane protein MurJ: MSRKLFKSTAVVGGYTMISRVLGFIRDIVIARVFGAGAATDAFFVAFKIPNFWRRLFAEGAFSQAFVPVLSEYRTQREHAEVQALTRQVAGTLGGVLLLVTLVGVLAAPLLVMLFAPGFINEVERFDLTVEMLRLTFPYLLFISLTAFAGAILNSYGRFGVPAITPVLLNLALIGAALGLAPYFEQPVVALAWGVLVAGVAQLLFQIPFLIRLRLLVRPVWAWRAPGVQRILRLMLPAIFGSSVAQINLLFDTVIASFLIAGSVSWLYYSDRLVEFPLGVFGIALATVILPSLSRSHARGSAEAFSRTLDWALRLVALIALPATLGLMLLAAPMLSTLFLYGEFTARDVEMAALSLAAYGFGLTGFILVKVLAPGFFARQDMRTPVRIAVIAMVSGMVLNLVFVVPMAWAGIPGAHAGLALATALASFINAGLLFRGLRATGVYRPEPGWGRFALQLLFANGVMAAGLVWFTPPLAAWIGAGGGERTLWLGTAIGLAALGYVLALVLVGVRPRQFARAPVQGEEP; encoded by the coding sequence ATGAGCCGAAAGTTGTTCAAATCCACCGCCGTCGTGGGCGGTTACACGATGATTTCGCGCGTGCTCGGCTTCATTCGCGACATCGTGATCGCGCGGGTGTTCGGCGCGGGCGCGGCGACCGACGCCTTCTTCGTGGCGTTCAAGATCCCGAACTTCTGGCGTCGGCTGTTCGCCGAGGGGGCCTTCTCGCAGGCCTTCGTGCCGGTCCTGTCCGAGTACCGCACGCAGCGGGAACACGCCGAGGTGCAGGCGCTCACCCGCCAGGTGGCCGGCACCCTCGGCGGTGTGCTGTTGCTGGTCACGCTGGTCGGCGTCCTGGCTGCGCCGCTGTTGGTGATGCTGTTCGCGCCCGGCTTCATCAACGAGGTCGAGCGCTTCGATCTCACGGTCGAGATGCTGCGGCTCACCTTCCCGTATCTCTTGTTCATCTCACTCACCGCGTTCGCGGGCGCCATTTTGAACAGCTACGGGCGCTTCGGCGTGCCCGCGATCACCCCGGTGCTGCTCAATCTCGCGCTGATCGGCGCGGCGTTGGGGTTGGCGCCCTATTTCGAGCAGCCGGTGGTGGCCCTGGCCTGGGGCGTGCTGGTGGCCGGGGTCGCGCAGCTCCTGTTTCAGATCCCGTTCCTGATTCGCCTACGCCTGTTGGTGCGCCCCGTGTGGGCTTGGCGCGCGCCCGGCGTGCAGCGCATCCTGCGGCTCATGCTGCCGGCGATCTTCGGCTCCTCGGTGGCGCAGATCAACCTGCTGTTCGATACGGTGATCGCCTCCTTCCTGATCGCGGGCAGCGTGTCCTGGCTGTACTACTCCGATCGGCTGGTGGAGTTCCCGCTCGGGGTGTTCGGCATTGCGCTGGCGACGGTGATCCTGCCCAGCCTGTCGCGCTCGCACGCGCGCGGCTCGGCCGAGGCCTTTTCGCGCACGCTGGACTGGGCGCTGCGCCTGGTGGCGCTGATCGCGCTGCCGGCCACCTTGGGCCTGATGCTGTTGGCCGCGCCCATGCTGAGCACGTTGTTTCTGTACGGCGAGTTCACCGCGCGCGACGTGGAGATGGCGGCGCTCAGCCTGGCCGCCTACGGCTTCGGCCTGACCGGCTTCATCCTGGTGAAGGTGCTGGCGCCGGGGTTCTTCGCCCGCCAGGACATGCGCACCCCGGTGCGCATCGCGGTGATCGCGATGGTCAGTGGCATGGTGCTGAACCTGGTGTTCGTGGTGCCCATGGCCTGGGCCGGCATCCCCGGCGCCCACGCGGGTCTCGCCTTGGCGACCGCCTTGGCGTCCTTCATCAACGCCGGGCTGCTGTTTCGCGGCCTGCGCGCCACCGGCGTGTACCGCCCCGAACCGGGGTGGGGCCGTTTCGCCCTGCAGCTGCTGTTCGCCAACGGGGTGATGGCGGCCGGTCTGGTGTGGTTCACGCCGCCGCTCGCGGCCTGGATCGGCGCCGGCGGCGGCGAGCGGACGCTCTGGCTGGGTACGGCGATCGGACTGGCGGCACTGGGCTATGTCCTCGCCTTGGTGCTGGTGGGGGTGCGCCCGCGCCAGTTCGCCCGGGCGCCGGTGCAGGGGGAGGAGCCATGA
- the ribF gene encoding bifunctional riboflavin kinase/FAD synthetase yields MELIRGLHNLRARHRGCAATIGNFDGVHRGHQVVLQRLHAEAERLAMPATVIIFEPQPREFFAPAAAPARLTRLREKLMQLAAQGAERVLCLRFDAALAGLSAEAFIQRVLVEGLGVRYVMLGDDFRFGRDRAGDFELLQAVGQAAGFAVERTPGFELDGRRVSSTRVREALGAGELETAARLLGRPYAMAGRVAHGDKRGRSIGFPTANIALHRPASPVQGVFAVHLCVDGEQLPGVANVGTRPTVGGTRVLLEVHVLDFEGDLYGRHVEVAFLRKLRPEMRFESFDALRAQIATDVEAARAYFAHAPH; encoded by the coding sequence ATGGAGCTGATCAGGGGCCTGCACAACCTGCGCGCGCGCCACCGCGGCTGTGCCGCGACCATCGGCAACTTCGATGGCGTGCACCGCGGACATCAAGTGGTGTTGCAGCGTCTGCATGCCGAGGCCGAGCGCCTGGCGATGCCGGCCACGGTGATCATCTTCGAGCCGCAGCCGCGCGAGTTCTTCGCGCCCGCGGCCGCCCCGGCGCGTCTGACGCGCCTGCGCGAGAAGCTGATGCAACTGGCGGCGCAGGGCGCGGAGCGCGTGCTGTGCCTGCGTTTCGACGCGGCGCTGGCGGGGCTCAGCGCCGAGGCCTTCATTCAGCGTGTGCTGGTCGAGGGCCTGGGCGTGCGTTACGTCATGCTGGGCGACGATTTTCGTTTTGGGCGCGACCGCGCGGGCGATTTCGAGCTGCTGCAGGCGGTAGGGCAGGCGGCGGGTTTCGCCGTGGAGCGTACCCCGGGCTTCGAACTCGATGGCCGACGCGTGAGCAGCACCCGCGTGCGCGAGGCGCTCGGCGCGGGCGAACTGGAGACCGCCGCGCGCCTGCTCGGGCGGCCCTACGCCATGGCCGGGCGGGTGGCGCACGGCGACAAGCGCGGGCGCAGCATCGGCTTCCCGACCGCCAACATCGCCCTGCACCGGCCGGCCAGTCCGGTGCAGGGCGTGTTCGCCGTGCACCTCTGTGTCGACGGAGAGCAGCTGCCGGGCGTGGCCAACGTGGGCACGCGACCCACGGTGGGCGGCACCCGCGTATTGCTCGAGGTGCACGTGCTGGACTTCGAGGGCGATTTGTACGGCCGTCACGTCGAGGTCGCGTTCCTGCGCAAGCTGCGCCCGGAGATGCGCTTCGAGTCGTTCGATGCCTTGCGCGCCCAGATCGCGACGGACGTGGAGGCCGCGCGCGCGTACTTCGCGCACGCGCCCCATTGA
- the ileS gene encoding isoleucine--tRNA ligase produces MTDYKQTLNLPQTAFPMQANLAKREPEVLARWQAMDLYGALRKAGAGRPRFVLHDGPPYANGDIHIGHAVNKILKDIIVKAKTLSGFDAPYVPGWDCHGLPIELQVEKKVGKAGAKVSAAEFRAACRDYAHKQVEGQREDFKRLGVLGDWERPYLTMDYATEADIVRALGRIIEQGHLHKGFKPVHWCTDCASALAEAEVEYEDKTSPAIDVRFEVLDDAALMARCRHVEGHEGKGPLVVPIWTTTPWTLPANQAVALHPELDYAVVASVGEQGPERLVLAEALVKSVMGRLQRDDYRVIAYCTGADLEGLKLRHPFYEREVPVVLGDHVTTEAGTGAVHTAPGHGQEDYVVGSRYGLPIDNPVGGNGVFLPDTPLVGGQHVLKANDAIVELLKTRGALLHEEALRHSYPHCWRHKTPIIFRATPQWFISMEQAGLRGQALEAIRGVRWMPDWGQARIEGMVEKRPDWCISRQRTWGVPITLFVRRDNGELHPRWQALLEQVAVRVEAGGIQAWFDLDAQELLGEEAADYEKVPDTLDVWFDSGVTHASVLERRAELGGAPADLYLEGSDQHRGWFQSSLLSSVAMRGAAPYRSVLTHGFTVDAQGRKMSKSVGNVVAPQKVVNSLGADVLRLWVAATDYRAEMSVSDEILRRTAEAYRRIRNTARFMLGNLAGFDPARDALAPADLLPLDRWALHTGKDLQDEVLQAYERYEFHHIYQKVQRFCTVELGGFYLDILKDRLYTTPPESQVRRSAQTALYHLVEALARWLAPILSFTAEEIWQQLPGEHGESVFLSTWYAFPDLAAAPVDEAQWVSVIGVRQAVAKELERLRNEEVIGGALDAEVTIYAEEPIYARLAALGDELRFVTITSDADVLPAAERPAEAAEYLLGDVHLWVSARRSQNEKCVRCWHRRADIGEHPEHTQICGRCVANVAGGGEVRRWA; encoded by the coding sequence GTGACTGATTACAAACAGACCCTCAATCTTCCCCAGACCGCCTTTCCCATGCAGGCCAACCTCGCCAAGCGCGAGCCCGAGGTGCTGGCGCGCTGGCAGGCCATGGACCTGTACGGCGCGCTGCGCAAGGCCGGCGCCGGCCGCCCGCGCTTCGTGCTGCACGACGGCCCGCCCTATGCCAACGGCGACATCCATATCGGCCACGCGGTCAACAAGATCCTCAAGGACATCATCGTCAAGGCCAAGACTCTGAGCGGCTTCGACGCGCCCTACGTGCCGGGCTGGGACTGCCACGGGCTGCCCATCGAGTTGCAGGTGGAGAAGAAGGTGGGTAAGGCGGGCGCCAAGGTGAGCGCCGCGGAGTTTCGCGCCGCCTGCCGCGACTATGCGCACAAGCAGGTGGAGGGGCAGCGCGAGGACTTCAAGCGCCTGGGCGTGCTGGGCGACTGGGAGCGGCCCTACCTCACCATGGACTACGCGACCGAGGCCGACATTGTACGGGCGCTCGGGCGCATCATCGAGCAGGGCCATCTGCACAAGGGCTTCAAGCCGGTGCACTGGTGCACCGACTGCGCCTCGGCGTTGGCCGAGGCCGAGGTGGAGTACGAGGACAAGACCTCGCCCGCCATCGACGTGCGCTTCGAGGTGCTGGACGACGCGGCGCTGATGGCGCGCTGCCGCCACGTCGAAGGCCACGAGGGCAAGGGCCCGCTGGTCGTCCCGATCTGGACCACCACGCCGTGGACGCTGCCCGCCAACCAGGCCGTGGCGCTGCACCCGGAACTCGACTACGCCGTGGTGGCCAGCGTCGGTGAGCAGGGCCCCGAGCGGCTGGTGTTGGCCGAGGCGCTGGTGAAGAGCGTGATGGGCCGCCTGCAGCGCGACGACTATCGCGTCATCGCGTACTGCACGGGTGCGGACCTCGAGGGCCTCAAGCTGCGCCACCCGTTCTATGAGCGCGAGGTGCCGGTGGTGCTGGGCGACCACGTCACCACCGAGGCGGGCACCGGCGCGGTGCACACTGCCCCCGGGCACGGTCAGGAGGACTATGTGGTGGGCAGCCGTTACGGCCTGCCGATCGACAACCCGGTAGGCGGTAACGGCGTGTTTCTGCCCGACACGCCGCTGGTCGGCGGTCAGCACGTACTCAAGGCCAACGACGCGATCGTCGAACTCCTCAAGACGCGCGGCGCGCTGCTGCACGAAGAGGCCCTGCGCCACAGCTATCCGCACTGCTGGCGCCACAAGACGCCCATCATCTTCCGTGCCACGCCGCAGTGGTTCATCAGCATGGAGCAGGCGGGCCTGCGCGGCCAGGCGCTGGAGGCGATCCGCGGCGTGCGCTGGATGCCGGATTGGGGTCAGGCGCGTATCGAGGGCATGGTGGAGAAGCGCCCGGACTGGTGCATCTCGCGCCAGCGCACCTGGGGCGTGCCCATCACCTTGTTCGTGCGCCGTGACAACGGCGAGTTGCATCCGCGCTGGCAGGCGCTGCTGGAGCAGGTTGCCGTGCGCGTCGAGGCGGGCGGCATCCAGGCCTGGTTCGACCTGGACGCGCAGGAACTGCTGGGCGAGGAGGCGGCCGACTACGAGAAGGTGCCCGACACCCTGGACGTGTGGTTCGACTCGGGCGTCACTCACGCGAGCGTGCTGGAACGGCGCGCGGAGCTAGGCGGCGCGCCGGCCGACCTGTACCTCGAAGGCTCCGACCAGCACCGCGGCTGGTTCCAGTCCTCGTTGCTGAGCAGTGTGGCGATGCGCGGCGCGGCGCCCTACCGCAGCGTGCTCACGCACGGTTTCACGGTAGACGCGCAGGGCCGCAAGATGTCCAAATCCGTGGGCAACGTGGTCGCGCCGCAGAAGGTGGTGAATTCGCTCGGCGCCGACGTGCTGCGCCTGTGGGTGGCGGCCACCGACTATCGCGCCGAGATGAGCGTCTCGGACGAGATTCTGCGCCGCACCGCCGAGGCCTATCGGCGCATCCGCAATACCGCACGCTTCATGCTCGGCAACCTGGCGGGCTTCGATCCCGCGCGCGACGCGCTGGCGCCCGCCGATCTGCTGCCGCTGGACCGTTGGGCGCTGCATACGGGCAAGGATCTGCAGGACGAGGTGCTGCAGGCCTACGAGCGCTACGAGTTCCACCACATCTACCAGAAGGTGCAGCGTTTCTGCACCGTGGAGCTGGGCGGTTTCTACCTCGACATTCTCAAGGACCGCCTCTACACGACGCCGCCCGAGTCGCAGGTGCGGCGCTCGGCGCAGACCGCGCTGTATCATCTGGTCGAGGCGCTGGCGCGCTGGCTCGCGCCCATCCTGAGCTTCACCGCCGAGGAGATTTGGCAGCAGCTGCCGGGCGAGCACGGCGAGTCGGTGTTCCTGAGTACCTGGTATGCCTTCCCCGACCTCGCCGCGGCGCCGGTGGACGAGGCGCAGTGGGTCAGCGTCATCGGTGTGCGCCAGGCGGTGGCCAAGGAACTCGAGCGGCTGCGCAATGAGGAGGTCATCGGCGGCGCGCTGGACGCTGAGGTGACGATCTACGCCGAGGAGCCGATTTACGCCCGGCTGGCCGCGCTGGGGGACGAGCTGCGCTTCGTCACCATCACCTCCGACGCCGATGTGTTGCCCGCGGCCGAGCGGCCCGCCGAGGCCGCCGAGTACCTGCTCGGCGACGTGCACCTGTGGGTGAGCGCGCGGCGCAGCCAGAACGAGAAGTGCGTGCGCTGCTGGCACCGGCGCGCGGACATCGGAGAGCATCCGGAGCACACGCAGATCTGCGGCCGCTGCGTTGCCAACGTGGCGGGCGGCGGCGAGGTCCGCCGGTGGGCATGA
- the lspA gene encoding signal peptidase II → MGARSHLFVVSGWRWLWLALVVIVLDQATKQVAVALLDPYQPVPVFPGFNFTLMFNTGAAFSFLAAAGGWQRWLFAAIALGVSIFILMWLRRIPRAEVWLPIALVLILGGALGNLWDRIVLGHVVDFIDLYAGDYRWPAFNVADSAISVGAVMLVIDAFRPQRHR, encoded by the coding sequence ATGGGGGCACGCAGCCATCTGTTCGTCGTCAGCGGTTGGCGCTGGTTGTGGCTGGCGCTGGTGGTGATCGTGCTCGACCAGGCCACCAAGCAAGTGGCGGTCGCGCTGCTCGATCCCTATCAGCCGGTGCCGGTGTTCCCGGGCTTCAACTTCACCCTGATGTTCAACACCGGCGCCGCGTTCAGCTTTCTGGCCGCCGCCGGCGGCTGGCAGCGCTGGTTGTTCGCGGCCATCGCGCTCGGAGTCAGCATCTTCATTCTGATGTGGCTGCGGCGTATCCCGCGGGCCGAGGTCTGGCTGCCGATCGCGCTGGTGTTGATTCTCGGCGGTGCGCTCGGCAACCTGTGGGACCGCATCGTGCTCGGCCATGTGGTGGACTTCATCGACCTGTACGCGGGCGACTATCGCTGGCCGGCCTTCAATGTCGCCGACAGCGCCATCAGCGTCGGCGCGGTGATGTTGGTCATCGATGCCTTCCGGCCGCAGCGCCATCGCTGA
- a CDS encoding peptidylprolyl isomerase, which translates to MEQANSGPAVGPGSKVAIRYTLALPDGTVADESGDTPLHFTLGDGTMIQGLEYALYGMHAGEQRCVRIDPRDAFGYRDPHNVHVMSRGTFDAKMPLEPGTVIGFTTPAGDEVPGTIDAVEGDEVRVDFNHPLAGIEVTFDVEVLEVQAPANEE; encoded by the coding sequence ATGGAGCAAGCGAACAGCGGCCCGGCCGTCGGGCCGGGCAGTAAGGTCGCGATCCGCTACACGCTGGCCCTGCCGGATGGCACGGTGGCCGACGAGAGCGGCGACACGCCGCTGCATTTCACGCTCGGTGATGGCACCATGATCCAGGGGCTGGAGTACGCCCTGTACGGGATGCACGCGGGCGAGCAGCGCTGTGTGCGCATCGACCCGCGCGACGCCTTCGGCTACCGCGACCCGCACAACGTCCACGTCATGTCGCGGGGCACCTTCGACGCCAAGATGCCGCTCGAGCCCGGCACGGTGATCGGTTTCACCACGCCGGCCGGCGACGAGGTGCCCGGCACCATCGACGCGGTGGAGGGCGACGAGGTGCGGGTCGACTTCAATCACCCGCTGGCCGGCATCGAGGTGACCTTCGACGTGGAGGTTCTCGAGGTGCAGGCGCCGGCAAACGAGGAATAG
- the ispH gene encoding 4-hydroxy-3-methylbut-2-enyl diphosphate reductase, which produces MQIVLASPRGFCAGVDRAIEIVERALTLFGAPIYVRHEVVHNRYVVEDLRAKGAVFVDELDAVPDDQTVIFSAHGVAQAVRREAERRGLRVFDATCPLVTKVHMEVARHSQAGRECILIGHAGHPEVEGTLGQFDVSRGGRMYLVETPEDVARLPVRDPDNLAFVTQTTLSMDDTARVIDALRARFPNIVGPKKDDICYATQNRQDAVKALAERCDVMLVVGSPNSSNSNRLKEVAEKHGLPAYLVDRADDLQRAWFAGKSCIGLTAGASAPDILVQQVIARLRDWGAAGMEEYVARPENVVFPLPKTLQA; this is translated from the coding sequence ATGCAAATCGTACTGGCCAGTCCGCGCGGCTTCTGCGCGGGTGTCGACCGCGCGATCGAGATCGTGGAACGCGCGCTCACCCTGTTCGGCGCGCCCATCTACGTGCGCCACGAGGTGGTGCACAACCGCTACGTGGTCGAGGATCTGCGCGCCAAGGGCGCGGTGTTCGTGGACGAGCTCGACGCCGTACCGGACGATCAAACGGTGATCTTCAGCGCCCACGGCGTGGCCCAGGCGGTGCGCCGCGAGGCCGAACGGCGTGGGCTCCGCGTGTTCGACGCCACGTGCCCGCTGGTGACCAAGGTGCACATGGAGGTCGCGCGTCACAGCCAGGCGGGGCGCGAGTGCATCCTGATCGGCCACGCCGGACACCCCGAGGTGGAGGGCACGCTGGGGCAGTTCGACGTCTCCAGGGGCGGGCGCATGTACCTGGTGGAGACGCCCGAGGACGTGGCGCGTCTGCCGGTGCGCGACCCCGACAACCTCGCCTTCGTCACCCAGACCACGCTGTCGATGGACGACACGGCGCGGGTCATCGACGCCCTGCGCGCGCGCTTTCCCAACATCGTCGGGCCCAAGAAGGACGACATCTGTTACGCGACCCAGAATCGCCAGGACGCCGTGAAGGCGCTGGCCGAGCGCTGCGACGTGATGCTGGTGGTCGGCTCGCCCAACAGTTCCAACTCCAACCGCCTCAAAGAGGTAGCCGAGAAGCACGGCCTCCCGGCGTATCTGGTGGATCGGGCCGACGACCTGCAGCGGGCGTGGTTCGCGGGCAAGTCCTGCATCGGCCTGACCGCCGGCGCCTCGGCGCCCGACATCCTGGTTCAACAGGTGATCGCGCGCCTGCGCGACTGGGGGGCGGCAGGTATGGAGGAGTACGTCGCCCGTCCCGAGAACGTGGTGTTCCCGTTGCCCAAGACCCTGCAGGCCTGA
- a CDS encoding prepilin-type N-terminal cleavage/methylation domain-containing protein: MRKQRAFTLIELLIVVTVVGILTAIALPAYQEQVRKTHRADARIALLNAAQHLERCYTEFHRYDADACPALPAASPQGHYALAVVRGADTFLLTATPRADGPQARDAYCTALTFDHLQTTAATGTDTGRCW, translated from the coding sequence ATGCGCAAACAAAGGGCGTTTACGCTCATCGAACTGCTGATCGTGGTCACGGTCGTCGGCATCCTGACCGCGATCGCCCTGCCGGCCTATCAGGAGCAGGTACGCAAGACCCACCGGGCCGATGCACGCATTGCCCTGCTGAACGCCGCGCAACACCTCGAGCGCTGCTACACGGAGTTCCATCGCTATGACGCCGACGCTTGTCCGGCGCTGCCCGCCGCGTCGCCCCAGGGCCACTACGCCCTGGCCGTGGTGCGCGGCGCCGATACCTTTCTGTTAACCGCCACCCCGCGCGCAGACGGCCCGCAGGCGCGCGACGCCTACTGCACCGCGCTCACCTTCGACCACCTGCAGACCACCGCGGCCACCGGTACCGACACCGGGCGCTGCTGGTGA